The genomic stretch CCAGAGATTGTCAGTCTCTGCATACGAAGAGGCTCTCGCGGATATAGAAGAAGAGATTAAGTCACGGTTTGATGAGACTATCAGTGTACTCAAGAATCAGGACTTGGAGAAGGCAAGGACGATGATGGACACCTTCAAGGTAGAAATCAGTGGCATATGTGACCAAATTGACGATGACCTTGTCCAAGGGAAGGTGAAGGACTTGTCTCCGGGAGACGCAGCGGCCGCGGCTCTTTATGTACGTTACCTGAAACGTATCAGCGCTCATCTGAACAATATTGCAACCAGCGTGGTCAATCCTTTTGATCGAATTGGATTCCGTGAGAAAGTGGTAAAGGAGCGAGCCGAAAAGGGACCAGACTGACCTCCACGAGGAGAAACACTCAACTCCAGGCTGAGATCACCTTTGCCATTGACGGGAATTCCGGGCCTCCTATTGAATACTTCCCGTAAGTTTTAACACAATCCTTCCGTTTGTAGTCCGAAGCGGACTTAATCCCGACTAAGCTTTCTCAGTCCAACTGTGAATACGCGATATCCGCAAAACCGGTGGCGAACCGGGAGGAGAGTTGCGTCCGGACCAAGTCTTTCGTCTTTTCCAGTAATCAACGGATACAGGGTAAAATATACTTGCATCATATGTTTACGAAGACGTATATTTATTACAGAAATCGTAAAGTAGTACCAGTATCGTAAATTTCGTATACGAATGGCCCAAGGGATGAACGAATCACCTGACCCTTCAGAAATCCAGTCCCCCAAATACCAGCAGCTCATGAGAACCGCCGAAGAGTTGTTTATGCGATACGGGGTAAAACGAGTCACCGTGGAAGAGATTTGTCAAACTGCAGAAGTCAGCAAGATGACCTTTTACAAGTTCTTCAAGAATAAAGGTGATCTGGCGAAACGAGTGATCGTTACTCTGTTGGACGAGGGACAAGTTGCCTTCGACGATATCATGTCCCAGGAGAAAGCATTTGCTGAAAAGATAAGTCAATTCGTTCAGCTCAAGCTCGATTACGGTAGACGTATTGGTAAGGAATTCTACCGTGATTTACTCGGCTACACGCCTGAGATTCATGAGTTCATGATGGAACGATCCCAACGCGGCATGCAACAGATGCTGGATATTTTCCGCGAAGCTCAACAAAAGGGGGAGATAAGGAAAGACCTTAACCTGGAATTCCTGTCATTCATGCTCGACCATGTGTTGGAATTGAGAGAGGACCCCCGTCTCTTGTCGATCTTTCCCAACACGTATGAACTTACCCGTGTTTGGACGGAGTTTTTCTTTTACGGTATCATGGGAAAGAGTGAACAGGGAAATGACTGACATTCCCAGGTACGTGATCATTACCTGCTCACTCGTGTTACCTATCTCGGTGGTTATGCCCCAGCTGTTTGATGGTGAGCTCTCCGGATTGACAAATACCATTAACAATGGATCAACCTCATATCCGGTCACTTTTGGTGTTCGTTACATCCCAACGCTTTCCATGCAATTCCCAACGACCGGTGATAATCTCCTCGATTTTGAAATCTCGGCGAATCTCTCGGCTTCGTATCAAGTCATTTCAACCGACAATACCGGAGATGCGTCGGCCTATCGTCTTTGGCTTCGTTATTCCACCCGCCGGTTCGAATCTCGGTTAGGACTGCAAAAGATCAATTTCGGACCGGCTAAGCTCCTTCGGTCATTGATGTGGTTTGACCGTCTT from Candidatus Neomarinimicrobiota bacterium encodes the following:
- a CDS encoding PhoU domain-containing protein produces the protein MWKELITVWKSDNLLLQAWDESYEMLEISREMFWEAIRILRESDDLKVNREIKKKDRIVNEYLQEVRRKVMTHCTVQGPRSLPSGMVLVSIVIDMERIGDYCKNILDLASAHPQRLSVSAYEEALADIEEEIKSRFDETISVLKNQDLEKARTMMDTFKVEISGICDQIDDDLVQGKVKDLSPGDAAAAALYVRYLKRISAHLNNIATSVVNPFDRIGFREKVVKERAEKGPD
- a CDS encoding TetR/AcrR family transcriptional regulator — its product is MNESPDPSEIQSPKYQQLMRTAEELFMRYGVKRVTVEEICQTAEVSKMTFYKFFKNKGDLAKRVIVTLLDEGQVAFDDIMSQEKAFAEKISQFVQLKLDYGRRIGKEFYRDLLGYTPEIHEFMMERSQRGMQQMLDIFREAQQKGEIRKDLNLEFLSFMLDHVLELREDPRLLSIFPNTYELTRVWTEFFFYGIMGKSEQGND